The Hydrogenimonas thermophila genome includes the window AATAAAACGGCGTAACTGCTCAATAAGACGATTTACCATAATCTGCACCTGATGAGCACTCACAACCAAATCATACTTAAAATTTGCAAGTTGACGATCTTTATCGGCTTCAGCAACCGATTCAATAGAGTATAGTTTCTCACCAAGCTCTTCAAGCTTCTCATTCTTCTCACTCGTTAAAAGCTCCCAAAATGCAAAGAAACTTTTACCCTGATCAGAGTTTTTGATCGCCTCTTCACTATCAAAAACAAAGTCAAGCACCTCTGACTTTGACTTAAAAGCAGTTGCTATCTTCTCTTTTGTCTCACGATTTAACGCTCGAAAGTTGTACTCAATATCGCTAAAATCGTAAAGAAGTCTTCGGCTAAGAGTTATAACTTCAGAGACAATCTCTTTAATCTGTGTCTCATCCACCACACCCTCTTCAGTGGCAATTTTCTCACGCTCTTGTTGAAGTTTGGCAATACGAGCATCAATAGAGGCAAGCCTCTCTTCTGTATCGAGCAGTGCCTCATACTCCAACTTCTCCAAAAGCTCAAAAATTAATGAAAACTTTGTTCCACTCCCTACAAACTCTTTTCTTTGAAGAGACTCTACAAACTCAAGCACCCTGTAAGTATCTGGAGTCAGCTCATAAAAGAGCTCCTCATTTTCATAATATCTACGCATATAGCCATACTCAGCTTTAACAAATGTATCTAAATAGTGCTTTGCTGTCTGTGGAAATGGATTGTTAAAACGTGAATTTAGATCAAACAG containing:
- a CDS encoding DUF3375 domain-containing protein, which gives rise to MTFDYLKALKSSKPALRLIGSDHFAMILSWMHALFIAQNRRRAPHRVVLQSLEDHLFDLNSRFNNPFPQTAKHYLDTFVKAEYGYMRRYYENEELFYELTPDTYRVLEFVESLQRKEFVGSGTKFSLIFELLEKLEYEALLDTEERLASIDARIAKLQQEREKIATEEGVVDETQIKEIVSEVITLSRRLLYDFSDIEYNFRALNRETKEKIATAFKSKSEVLDFVFDSEEAIKNSDQGKSFFAFWELLTSEKNEKLEELGEKLYSIESVAEADKDRQLANFKYDLVVSAHQVQIMVNRLIEQLRRFIDERAWLENRRVLELISSIEKRTLALKHYPKNRDFMTVARPGIDVAMPLEKRMFEPQEVGSFNAELKEDTIDLDITEALFDKFWVDETQLHRNIIELLQHHSQISLKEIVDAYPVSKGVAEIVGYLSLATTLSIGYINESAKEELEVEDVDGRKLVVRVPKILFIRE